In the genome of Caulobacter flavus, the window ACTCCGCCCGTCGTCTCCTCGTCGCCGTCGGCCTCGCCGCGGCTTCGCTGGTCGGCGTCGCTGCTCCCACCGTCGCTTCGGCTCAGATCCCGTACCTGCAGCTGAACGCCGCCGAACCCAAGTACGCGGCCATCGTGATCGACGCCAACTCGGGCGAGGTGCTCTACGACAAGCGCGCCGACAGCCCGCGCTATCCGGCCTCGGTCACCAAGGTGATGACGCTGTACCTGACGTTCGAGGCGCTCAGCGAAGGCCGCCTCAAGCTGACCGACCGCGTGCCGATCTCGCCGCGCGCCGCCGCCCAGGCCCCGACCAAGATGGGCCTGCGTCCGGGCGACAGCCTCAGCGTCGACGAGGCGATCCGCGCCATGGCCGTGAAGTCGGCCAACGACATCGCCACCGCCATGGCCGAGAAGCTGGGCGGCAGCGAAAGCCGCTTCGCCGCCCTGATGACCCTGCGGGGCCAGGAGCTGGGCATGCGCAACACCCGCTTCGTCAACGCCTCGGGCCTGCCCGACAGCCGCCAGATCAGCACCGCCCGCGACCTGGCAATCCTGTCGCGCGCCACGATGCGCGACTTCCCGCAGTACTATTCCTACTTCAGCCTCAAGGGCTTCGAGTTCCGCGGCGGCTACGTCCGCGGCCACAACCGCCTGCTGTCGAGCATGGAAGGTTTCGACGGCCTGAAGACCGGCTACACCAATGCTTCCGGCTACAACCTCGCCGGCTCGGCTGTGCGCGACGGCCGCCGCCTGATCGCCGTGGTCCTGGGCGGCTCTTCGACCGCCTGGCGCGACAACAACATGGAAGACCTGCTGACCACCGGCTTCGACGTGATGCGTCGCCGCTCGCACGGCGAGCGCACCAGCATCGCCGCCAACCTGTACGAAGAGGATCCCGCCGGTCCGATCATGCGCCCCTCCTCGGAAGAGGGCGACGGCGACCAGGCCGGCCTGAAGATCGTGCTGACCGACAACCCGCGCCCCGCGCCGGTGAAGGTCTCGCCCACCCTCAAGGCCGCCAAGGACGCCGCCAAGCCCGCCCCGAAGGCCGCGCCCAAGAAGGCCAAGGGCGAGTGGAGCGTCCAGGTCGGCGCCTTCCAGTCCAAGAGCCTGGCCAACAAGCAGCTGGGCATCGTCCGCGACCGCTTCGCCAAGGCCGTGTCCGACGCCGAGGGCGCCGTGGTCAGCGCCGCCGGCGGCGCCTTCCGCGCCCAGTTCCAGGGCATGACCGCCGAAGCCGCCCGCGCGGCCTGCTCGGCGATCACCGCCAAGCGGCAGCCCTGCATGGTCATCGCCCCGCGCTGATCGGGCCTGGACCTCAGAAACAGAAAAGCCGGCGGCCTCGCGGTCGCCGGCTTTTTCCTTGCCTCGCAATCGGGGCCCGCCCCCTCACCGCCCCTTCAGCAGCCGATCCCTGGCCGCGTTGAGCTGCGCCGCGAGGCCGGCGGTGCCGCCCTTGTCGGGATGGGCCAGGCGGATCAGCCGGGCGTAGGCGGCCTGGATCTCGTCGGGGCCGGCCTTGGCGTCGACGCCCAGGATCGAGCGGGCCTCGCTGGCCGACAGCTGAGCCTTGGCCGGTTCGGAGACCTTGCGGACCACCGGCCGCTGGCGGGCCGAGGTGGCGCACCACAGGCCGATCACGCCCAGGGCGATCGCCACCGGCCACTGGCTGCGGATGCCGGTATAGGCCGCGCCCGCGAAGGCGGCGGCCGACATGACGCCCGCGCCGATGCGCCAGCCCTCGCCGGCCAGCAGCGGCTTGCGCTTGCCCCACAGCAGCCAGGCGACGACCACCGCGCCGAGGATCAGATAGAAGAGCATGCGCGGACCCGCCGCCGCCCCATGGGATTACTGGGCGGCGAGCAGAGTTTCGCCCGAGAACGCGGCCAGGCCAAGCGAGTGCATCAGGGCCCGCAGCTCCTGGCGCGCGGCCAGATGCTGCAGCGACACCGGCACCGGGCGCACCTGGGTCGATAGGTCGGCGATGGTCAGGCCGAACGGGAACAGCTCGCGATAGATCACGCGGTCGCGCAGGCCAGGGCCCATGCGGAAGCCGACCCGCTTGGCCAGGGCCGTCAGGCGGTCTTCCAGGCGCTTGCGGTTGCGGGCCTCGGTAGTGGCCAGGCGGTTGCGCAGCACCACCCAGTCCAGCGGCTGGCGCTGGCCGGCCATGGCGCGGGCCTTGCGGGCCTCCCACACCGTCTGGGAATAGAGGCTGGGCTTCTGCAGCTCCATGGTCACCGGGTCGACGTGGCCCAGCATGTCGAAGTCGACGAAGCTGTCGTTCATCGGCGTGACGATCAGATCGGCCAGGCCGTGGGCCATGCGCGTGATCTGGGTATCGCCGCCGGGGGTGTCGATCAGCACGAAGTCGGCGACCTCGCGCGCGGCCAGGAACGCCTTCTCGAAGGCGGCGACCTGCTCGGCTTCGGATCCCGCGGCCAGGGCCACGTCGTCGTCGCTGAGACGGAAGGTCTGCGGCATCGGCAGTTTGACGTCGTTGCCGGCCAGCCAGGCCGCGCGGTTCTCGCAGAACCGCATGCTGGTGCACTGACGCAGGTCCAGGTCCATGATCGCCACCCGGGCGCCGCCGTACAGCAGCGACGTCATCAGGTGCATAGCGATGGTGGACTTGCCGGCCCCGCCCTTTTCGTTGCCGACGACGATCACGCGCGTTTCGGCCATAGGCTTCATCCTTCGTTCCACCCGACTCGGGCGAATCTAACCAAAATCTTAACGCGCATGAAACGCCCTGCGCGCTCCTGGCGTCAATCTTATGGCGCCCTGCGTCCACAGACTCGGTGTCGCAGGTGGACCCGATGTCCCATATCGGCCATAAGCCGGCCGTCCGAACGCTCGTTTTTGCGTCGCAGCAGAGTTCCCCCGACATGACCCGTATCGTCCGCACCGTCGCCGAATTGCGTGAGCAGGTCCGCGCCTGGAAGGACGCGGGCGAACGGGTGGGCCTGATCCCGACCATGGGCGCGCTGCACGACGGCCACCTGTCGCTGGTCCGCCTGGCCCAGACCAAGGTCGCGCGCACCGTCGCCAGCGTGTTCGTCAACCCCAAGCAGTTCGCCCCGCACGAGGACTTCGACGCCTATCCGCGCGGCGAGGCCCGCGACGCCGAGTTGCTGGACAGCGTCGGCTGCGACCTGCTGTTCGCCCCAGGCCCCGCCGAGATGTACCCGCAGGGCTTTTCGACCACGATCAACCTGACGGGCGTATCCGAACCGCTGGAGGGCGCGGCCCGCCCGCAGTTCTTCGGCGGCGTCGCCACCGTGGTCACCAAGCTGCTGATCCAGGCGCAGCCCGACATCGCCGTGTTCGGCGAGAAGGACTACCAGCAGCTCCAGGTCATCCGCCGCGTGACCCGCGACCTTGATCTGCCCGTCGAGATCGTCGGCGCCCCCACGGCGCGGGCGCAGGACGGCCTGGCCCTCTCCTCGCGCAACGCCTACCTGTCGCCCGAAGAGCGCGCCGCCGCCGTGGCCCTGCCGAACGCCATGAAGGCCGCCATCGCCGCCGTCCAGGCCGGCGAGCGCGTCGAGACGGCCGAGGCCGCCGGCAAGGCCGCGCTCGCGGCCGCCGGCTTCCGGCAGGTGGACTATTTCGATTTCCGCGACGCCGACGACCTGTCGCGCCTGGGTCCGGACGCCCTTCACGGCGCGAAGGCGCGCCTGCTGGCGGCCGCCTGGCTGGGCAAGACCCGCCTGATCGACAACATGGACGCCTGAACCGCGCCCTAGCCTTTCGCGATCAGGGCGACGCCGACGGCGATCACCATCGCCAGGAACAGCAGGCCCATGCCGAGCGCCATGTACGCCAGTCGCATCCTCGCTCTCCCCAGAAGGTCGAGCGGGGATGATCGCATCCTTGAGTTGATGATCCGCTAAGCGATCACCAGGCCCCCAGCTCCCGCAGCTGGCGAGCCAGCTCCGGCGGCATGTCGGCGGCCTCGCCCTCGGTCAGGTCGGGCGGCGCGTCCTCAGGCTTGAGATAGCGCCAGCCCTGAAACGCCCGGCGCGGCTGGGGCGCGACGCGCACGAGGTTCGGATCGACCGTCACCTCGCAGCGGGCGTTCTGCCCCTCGCCCACCGTGTCGATGGCCAGGATGGTCTGGCGGCACAGCACCTGGCCCTTGAACACGCGATAAAGCGAGCCGCCGTCGAGAATCTCGTCGATGCGCTTGGGCGTCATCCGGGTGTGCATCACCCAGGGATGACCTTCCTTGTGCCAGGCGACGAGGTCGTCGATCGTGTCGCAGCCGACGACCAGCTTGATCATGTGCAGAGCCATGGAGCCGATGTAGCGCGCTGCGACCACCGCGCAAGCGCCGGTGTTCGCCAGCGATGTGACAACGCTATCATATAACCCCTAGGTCCGGTTCCCGACCGATGGTATCGGAGTTCCAGGGAAGAGACGGCGACCGTCGAGGACGGCGCGATTTCGGGGGAACGGGACCATGACGGCGGCTGAGCTCAGCGTTGTCTTCTTTTTGCAGATGTTCGTGATCATCGCCGTCAGCCGGCTCGTCGGCTGGCTCGCGAAGAAGTATCTGGGCCAGCCTCAGGTGGTGGGCGAGATGATCGCCGGCGTGCTGCTGGGCCCGTCGCTGTTCGGCCTGCTGGCCCCCGACGTCCAGCACATGCTGTTCCCCAAGGACTCCAAGAGCGTGCTCTATGTCGGCGCCCAGCTGGGCGTGGGCCTCTACATGTTCCTGGTGGGCCTCGGCTTCCAGGCCGACCATTTCAAGAGCAACGCCAAGAGCGCGGCGGCCGTGTCGCTGTCGGGCATGGCCGCGCCGTTCCTGGTGGCCGTGGCCCTGGCCCCGTGGCTGCTGAACCTTGGCCTGTTCGGCAAGGGCATCGACACCTTCCAGGCCACGCTATTCATGGGCGCTGCGATCTCGATCACCGCCTTCCCGATGCTGGCCCGCATCATCCACGAGCGCGGCCTGTCCAGGACCCCGCTCGGCACGCTGTCGCTGTCGGCGGGCGCCATCGACGACGCCGGCGCCTGGACCGTGCTGGCCATCGTGCTGGCGACCTTCGGCGGCGGACCGGCCGTGGCGATCAAGGCCATCGTCGGCGGCCTGGTCTTCGTGACCTTCATGATCACCCTGGGCCCGAAACTGCTGGCCCCGCTGGGCCGCTGGGCCGAGCGCGAGGGCAAGGTCACGCCCAACATCCTCGGCGTCGTGGTCATGCTGTTCGCCCTGTGCGCCTGGGCGATGGACGCCGTGGGCATCCACGCGGTGTTCGGCGGCTTCATCCTGGGCACGGTGCTGCCGCGCGGCGTGCTGAGCCGCGAGGTCAAGAAGCAGCTGGAGCCGTTCGCGGTCGTGCTGCTGCTGCCGATGTTCTTCACCTTCTCGGGCCTGCACACCCAGCTGACCATGGTCAACAGCGTCAGCCTGGTCGCCGTGACCCTGGTGATCCTGGCCGGCTCGATCCTGGCCAAGGGCGGCGCCTGCTGGGCCGCCGCGCGCCTGACGGGTCAGGACAACGCCACCGCCTGCGGCATCGGCGCCCTGATGAACGCCCGCGGCCTGATGGAGCTGATCATCATCAACATCGGCCTGCAGAAGGGCATCATCGGCCCGGCGCTGTTCTCGATGCTGGTGCTGATGGCGATCATCACCACCCTGATGGCCTCGCCGCTGTTCGAGATCCTGTACGGCAAGGCCGCGCGGGCCCGCGGCGAACTGGGGGCCCTGGACGAGAGCGAGGACGACGGGTCGGAGCTGGCGAGGCTGCCGGCCTGACCGCTACGCGGCCGCCTCAGTCGCTTCGCGACAGCTCCCCCAAGGGGGGAGCATCTACGCCTAGCCTATAAGATCCTCCCCTTCTGGGGGAGGTGACCCAATGGGCCGGAGCGGGCGGCCTTCAGACCGACGCCTCCAGCCGCGCCAGCACCACGCCCTCGGCCACCTGGCCGCCGGCCACGGCCGACAGCTCGCCGACGACGCCGTCGAACGGCGCGGCCAGGGCGTGCTCCATCTTCATGGCCTCCAGCACCAGCAGGGTCTGGCCCTTGGTCACCGCCTGGCCGGCCGCGACCGCGACCGACACCACCTTGCCCGGCATCGGCGACAGGATCGCCCCGTCCGAGGCCGCGCCATGGGCGCCGCCGCCGACCTGCGGCATGAAATCGAACTCGCGCACGTCGCCGCCCTCGAACACGTACAGCGGATCGCGGCCGTAGACGCCGGGCAGCACGTCGACGTCGTCGAGCGGTCGGCCGTCCTCGACGGTGATGTCCCACGACCAGTCGTCACCGGCGCCGGTCACCAAGCCTACCCGCAGCGGCGTGCGGGCGCCGTCGATCGTCAGCGGCAGGTTCATGGCCGCGCGCGGCGCGCCCATGCGGAAGCCCAGCAGGCGCGAGGGCGCGCTGGCCCACGGGTCGGCCTTGGGCTGGTCGGCGGCCATGAAGGTCTCGAGCCGCTGGCCGATCGCCGCCAGGGTGGGGGCGTCGCTGAAGGTCCGCTCGGTAAGTTCGTCGAGACGCGCGGCGATGAAGCCGGTGTCGATCGCGCCCTCGACGAAATCCGGATGGCTGGCGCAGGCGGCCAGGAAGGCGGCGTTGGTCTTGACGGGATAGACCTCGACCAGCTTGCAGGCCTCGGCCAAGCGATGGGCCGCGTCCTCGCGGTCGACGCCATGGGCGATCAGCTTGGCGATCATCGGATCGTAGAAGGGCGTGACCTCGCCGCCCTCCTCCACCGCGCTGTCGACGCGGACGTCGCCCTCGGGCAGGCGGAAGTGCTTCAGCGGGCCGGTCGAGGGCAGGAAGCCGGTGGCGGGGTTCTCGGCATAGAGGCGCGCCTCCATGGCCCAACCCTGCAACTCGATCTCGTCCTGGGCCAGCGGCAAAGGTTCACCCGAGGCGACGCGCAGCTGCCATTCGACCAGGTCCTGGCCGGTGACCATCTCGGTGACTGGGTGCTCGACCTGCAGGCGGGTGTTCATCTCCATGAACCAGATGCGGTCGGCGCGCAGGCCCTCGCTGGCGTCGGCGATGAACTCCACCGTGCCGGCGCCGACATAGCCGACGGCCTGGGCCGCCCGCACCGCCGCGCCGCAGACGGCCGCCCGCGTCTCTTCGTCCATGCCGGGGGCGGGCGCCTCCTCGATGACCTTCTGATGCCGGCGCTGCAGCGAGCAGTCGCGCTCGAACAGGTGGACGACGTCGCCGAACTGGTCGCCGAACACCTGCACCTCGATGTGGCGCGGCCGGGTGACCCACTTCTCCAGCAGCACGCGGTCGTCGCCGAAGCTGGCGGCGGCCTCGCGGCGGCACGAGCCCAGGGCCTCGGCGAAGTCTTCGGCCCGGTCGACCTTGCGCATGCCCTTGCCGCCGCCGCCGGCCACGGCCTTGATCAGCACCGGGAAGCCGATCTTCCCGGCTTCGGCGGCCAGCCGCTCGACCGACTGGTCGTCGCCCAGATAGCCGGGCGTGGTCGGCACGCCGGCCTCGATCATGACCTTCTTGGCGGCGTCCTTCAGGCCCATGGCGCGGATCGCCGACGGCGGCGGACCGATCCAGACCAATCCTGCGTCGGTCACGGCCTGGGCGAAGTCGGCGTTCTCCGACAGAAAGCCGTAGCCGGGGTGGATCGCCTCGGCGCCGGTCTGGCGCGCGGCGGCCAGGATCTTGGCCGGGTCGAGATAGCTTTCACGGGCCGGCGAGCCGCCGATCAGGATGGCCATGTCGGCCTCCATCACGAAGGGGGCGTGGCTGTCGGCCTCCGAGTGGACGGCGATCGTGCGCACGCCCATCTCGCGCGCGGTGCGGATGATCCTGCGCGCGATCTCGCCGCGATTGGCGATCAGAACCGACTCGATCAACGCGTTCCTCCTCGGGACGAGGCGGTTTGGGGCCGGCCTCTGTCGCATGCTTCGTTATCGGCCGAGGTTTATGCCCTAAAACACCGATAGGCCAGCACGACCTTTGCCGCACAGCGCGACACGGCCGCCAGCTTGCCCCCTGCCCTCGCCATTGCAAAGCGCCGCCATGTCTTTCTAGATCGCGCCTCGTACAGCGTCGCCCGGAGGAAGCATGACCGTCGACCACTCACGGCGGGCCATGGCCCTGGGGGCCGCCGCCCTGGCGCTCGCGCCCGCCGCCGCCCGCGCCGAACCCACGCTGCGCCTGCCCAACATGCCGCTGCACGACCCGTTCATGGTCGCCGACAAGAAGGCCGGGCTGTATCGGCTCTATACATCGAACATCGCCCGGCTCAGCGGGACGCCCGGCCTGGGCACGATGATGTACGTCAGCCGTGACCTGGCGACCTGGGAAAACCCGCGCTGCGTATTCCAGGCCCCGCGCGACGCCTGGTTCAAGGGCGGGGCCTGGGCGCCGGAAGTCCATCAATGGCGGGGTCGCTGGTTCCTGTTCGCCACCTTCCACGACGAAGCCGCGCGCCTGCCGCCGGTGGGCAAGCGCCAGCCCTACCGGCGCGGCACGATCCTGGCCGTCGCCGACAGTCCCGAAGGTCCCTTCACCGTCGTCCGCGACGGCGAGCCGGTCGCGCCGAAGGAGCTGATGACCCTTGACGGCACCCTCTACGTCGCCCCGGACGGCAAGCCCTGGTACGTCTATTCGCGCGAGTGGCTGCAGGTCGGCGACGGGGCGATCGAGGCCCTGCCCCTGACCGACGAACTGGCCGCCGCCGGCCCGCCCCGCACGCTGTTCACCGCCAGCCAGGCGCCGTGGTCCGACGGCAAGAAGCAGCCCGAGGGCGACCTGGCCTACGTCACCGACGGCCCGCAGTTGTTCACCAGCAAGACGGGCCAGTTGCTGATGCTGTGGTCCAGCTACGACAAGGACGGCTACGTACAGAGCCAGGCCCGCTCGACGAGCGGCGCGATCGAAGGGCCGTGGGAGCAGCTGCCGCCGCTGGTCCGCCACGACAGCGGCCACGGCATGCTGTTCACGCGCTTCGACGGCCAGTTGATGATGGTCGTCCACCGCCCCTTCAAGAACGCCCGCGGCAAGCTCTACGAGATGCGCGACGTGGGGGACCGGCTGGAGATCGTCAAGCAGCGCATCGACCTGGACGGAGATCCCAACCCTCTCCCTCTCTCTCAGAGAGAGGGCGTTTCGTAAGCCACCCGGAACCCCACGTGCGAGGTCCCGATGCCCTCCTCCTGCGCCTGCCAGGCGGCGGGGCGGAAGTTGGCGCAGTAGTTGAAGGCGCAGAGGAACGAGCCGCCCTTGATCAGGCGCTCGACGCCCGAGGTCCCGGCCGGGCTGGCCGTCCACTCCCAGACGTTGCCGATCATGTCCGACAGGCCGAAGGCGTTGGGCGAGAAACAGCCGACGGGCGCCACGCCGGTGAAGTGGTCCTCGTTGCTCTGGGCCAGGGGGAAGTCGCCCTGCCAGGTGTTGGCGGTCGGCTTGCCGTCATCGTCATAGGCCCAGGCCTGGGGCGCGCGCGGACCGGCCTGGTCGCCCCGGGCGGCGCGCTCCCACTGCGCTTCGGTCGGCAGGCGACCGCCGGCCCAGCGGGCGTAGGCGACCGCGTCGGCATAGGCCACATGCACCACCGGCTCGTCGGCGTGGGCCAGGTCGTCGGCCCCGCCGCCGTGCGGCCGCCGCCAGTTGGCGCGGGGCGTCAGCTTCCACCACTGGGCCGCGTCGTCGAGGCCGGACGCAAGATGCTCGGGCTGCACGAACACCGCCGAGGCCCCGTCCCGCTCGGCCTGGGTGACGTAACCGGTGGCGTCGACGAAGGCGGCGAACTGGCGGTTGGTCACCTCGTGGCGATCGAGCCAGAAGCCCTCGACCGCCACCGCCCTGCCCGGCCGCCCCGGACCGTCCTCGCCCAGCGACACCTGGCCGGCCGGAACGAACGCTCGGCCCTCCTGGGCCTTTCTGGCCTTCCCAGCGCAGGCGCCCGGAGGCGCGGCGCGGATCGCCGCCACCTCGACACCGGCCGGATCGGCGGTCGTGAAGCCGCTGCTCGCCAGGCCGGCGACCAGGGCGACCACCGCCGCCGCTCCGGGAAGGCCGCGTCGCATCAGCGCGCGCCGGCCTTGGGCGCGGCCGCGCCGGCGGCGGGCTGAGCGGGCGGCAGGACCACGCCGTTCTGCGCGGCGTAGCGGTTCCAGGCCTCGACCAGCTCCTTCAGCTTGTCCGGCTGGCTGGACGCCAGGTCGACGGCTTCGGCCGGGTCGCTCTTGAGGTTGAATAGCTGCCAATTGGCCGGCAGCACCGCCTCGCGCGAATAGGCCGCCCCGCCCGGCGCCGAAGGCAGGTAGACCGCCTTCCACTCGCCCTGGCGCACGGCCCGGCGGAAGAACAGCTCCCAGGCCACCAGGTCCTGCGGACCGCGCACGACGGCGTCGGGGCTGGCCAGCGCGGCCACCCACGAGCGGCCGATGGCCGGGGCCACGGCGCGGCCGCGATAGGTCTCCGGACGCTTCACGCCGGCCAGTTCCAGCACCGTGGCCTCGACGTCGGCCACGTGGGCCAGGGAGCCGACGATGCGGCCGTCGCCCTTGACGCCCGGTCCCTCGACGATGGCCGGCGTGTGGATGCCGCCCTCGGTGGTGTAGCCCTTGACCTGGCGGGTCGGTGCGGTGGCCGCCTGCGCCCAGCCAGGGCCGTAGCCCACGTGCGAGGAGCCCGCGCCCAGGTTGTCGAAGCTGTTGTCGACCGGCAGCGTCGCCAGCTTGGCCGGATCGGGCACGCCGCGGATGGTGTCGATGCGGCTGCCTTCCGCGCCATTGTCCGACAGGAAGACGATGACGGTGTTGTCGTACTGGCCCGAGGCCTTCAGCGCGGCGACCACCTTGCCGATGTTCTGGTCCATGCGATCGACCATGGCCGCATAGATCTCCATGCGGCGCGACTGGTCCTTCTTCTGCTCGGCGGTCAGCGAGCTCCAGGCCGGGGTGTCGACGAACGGATGCGGCTTGACGTCCTTGGCCACCAGGCCCAGCGCCTTCAGCCTGGCCAGCCGCTGGTCGCGCAGCGCCTCGTAGCCGGCGTCGTAGCGGCCCTTGTACTTGGCGATGGTCTCGGGCGGGGCCTGCAGCGGCCAGTGCGGCTCGGTGAAGGTCAGGTAGGCGAAGAACGGCCGGGCGTCGCCGGCGCCTTCGCGGATGAACTGGGCCATCTTGTCGCCGTAGAAGTCGGCCGAGTAGACGCCCTTGGGATAGGTCACCACCTTGCCGTCCTCGCGGAAGGTCGAGGCCGCGCCGGCGGCCCTGTAGGCCTCGGTCTGGTCTTCGCCGAAGTGGTTCTGAAGACCCTGCAGCAGGGCGTAGGAGCGCTCGAAGCCGCGCGCCGTCGGCGACTGGTCGTCGGTCAGGCCCAGGTGCCACTTGCCGGCCATCAGGGTGCGATAGCCGCTGTCGCGCAGCAGCTCGGCCGCGGTCACCGAGCGGTCGTTGAGATAGCCCTCGTAGCCCGGCCGGCCCTTCTGGCCAGGCGTCAGCACCTCGGCCATCGAACCCAGGCCCACCTGGTGGTTGTCCGAGCCCGTCATCAGCATCGAGCGCGTCGGCGAGCAGGTCGGGGCGGTATGGAAACCCGACAGCCGCACGCCGCCCTTGGCCAGGGCGTCGAGGTTGGGCGTCTCGATCTCGCCGCCGAAGGCTCCGAGATCAGAATAGCCCAAGTCATCGGCGACGATGATCAAGAAATTCGGACGCTTCTCGACCGCGCGGGTCGCGGCCGGAGCCGTAGGTTCCGCGGCGTGGGCGAGGCCGCCCGCCAGGCTGGTCGCGGCGATCAGGGCGC includes:
- a CDS encoding D-alanyl-D-alanine carboxypeptidase family protein; translated protein: MFAKLNSARRLLVAVGLAAASLVGVAAPTVASAQIPYLQLNAAEPKYAAIVIDANSGEVLYDKRADSPRYPASVTKVMTLYLTFEALSEGRLKLTDRVPISPRAAAQAPTKMGLRPGDSLSVDEAIRAMAVKSANDIATAMAEKLGGSESRFAALMTLRGQELGMRNTRFVNASGLPDSRQISTARDLAILSRATMRDFPQYYSYFSLKGFEFRGGYVRGHNRLLSSMEGFDGLKTGYTNASGYNLAGSAVRDGRRLIAVVLGGSSTAWRDNNMEDLLTTGFDVMRRRSHGERTSIAANLYEEDPAGPIMRPSSEEGDGDQAGLKIVLTDNPRPAPVKVSPTLKAAKDAAKPAPKAAPKKAKGEWSVQVGAFQSKSLANKQLGIVRDRFAKAVSDAEGAVVSAAGGAFRAQFQGMTAEAARAACSAITAKRQPCMVIAPR
- a CDS encoding J domain-containing protein, which encodes MLFYLILGAVVVAWLLWGKRKPLLAGEGWRIGAGVMSAAAFAGAAYTGIRSQWPVAIALGVIGLWCATSARQRPVVRKVSEPAKAQLSASEARSILGVDAKAGPDEIQAAYARLIRLAHPDKGGTAGLAAQLNAARDRLLKGR
- a CDS encoding division plane positioning ATPase MipZ; this translates as MAETRVIVVGNEKGGAGKSTIAMHLMTSLLYGGARVAIMDLDLRQCTSMRFCENRAAWLAGNDVKLPMPQTFRLSDDDVALAAGSEAEQVAAFEKAFLAAREVADFVLIDTPGGDTQITRMAHGLADLIVTPMNDSFVDFDMLGHVDPVTMELQKPSLYSQTVWEARKARAMAGQRQPLDWVVLRNRLATTEARNRKRLEDRLTALAKRVGFRMGPGLRDRVIYRELFPFGLTIADLSTQVRPVPVSLQHLAARQELRALMHSLGLAAFSGETLLAAQ
- the panC gene encoding pantoate--beta-alanine ligase — its product is MTRIVRTVAELREQVRAWKDAGERVGLIPTMGALHDGHLSLVRLAQTKVARTVASVFVNPKQFAPHEDFDAYPRGEARDAELLDSVGCDLLFAPGPAEMYPQGFSTTINLTGVSEPLEGAARPQFFGGVATVVTKLLIQAQPDIAVFGEKDYQQLQVIRRVTRDLDLPVEIVGAPTARAQDGLALSSRNAYLSPEERAAAVALPNAMKAAIAAVQAGERVETAEAAGKAALAAAGFRQVDYFDFRDADDLSRLGPDALHGAKARLLAAAWLGKTRLIDNMDA
- a CDS encoding DUF1489 family protein; translation: MALHMIKLVVGCDTIDDLVAWHKEGHPWVMHTRMTPKRIDEILDGGSLYRVFKGQVLCRQTILAIDTVGEGQNARCEVTVDPNLVRVAPQPRRAFQGWRYLKPEDAPPDLTEGEAADMPPELARQLRELGAW
- a CDS encoding cation:proton antiporter, which gives rise to MTAAELSVVFFLQMFVIIAVSRLVGWLAKKYLGQPQVVGEMIAGVLLGPSLFGLLAPDVQHMLFPKDSKSVLYVGAQLGVGLYMFLVGLGFQADHFKSNAKSAAAVSLSGMAAPFLVAVALAPWLLNLGLFGKGIDTFQATLFMGAAISITAFPMLARIIHERGLSRTPLGTLSLSAGAIDDAGAWTVLAIVLATFGGGPAVAIKAIVGGLVFVTFMITLGPKLLAPLGRWAEREGKVTPNILGVVVMLFALCAWAMDAVGIHAVFGGFILGTVLPRGVLSREVKKQLEPFAVVLLLPMFFTFSGLHTQLTMVNSVSLVAVTLVILAGSILAKGGACWAAARLTGQDNATACGIGALMNARGLMELIIINIGLQKGIIGPALFSMLVLMAIITTLMASPLFEILYGKAARARGELGALDESEDDGSELARLPA
- a CDS encoding acetyl/propionyl/methylcrotonyl-CoA carboxylase subunit alpha, whose translation is MIESVLIANRGEIARRIIRTAREMGVRTIAVHSEADSHAPFVMEADMAILIGGSPARESYLDPAKILAAARQTGAEAIHPGYGFLSENADFAQAVTDAGLVWIGPPPSAIRAMGLKDAAKKVMIEAGVPTTPGYLGDDQSVERLAAEAGKIGFPVLIKAVAGGGGKGMRKVDRAEDFAEALGSCRREAAASFGDDRVLLEKWVTRPRHIEVQVFGDQFGDVVHLFERDCSLQRRHQKVIEEAPAPGMDEETRAAVCGAAVRAAQAVGYVGAGTVEFIADASEGLRADRIWFMEMNTRLQVEHPVTEMVTGQDLVEWQLRVASGEPLPLAQDEIELQGWAMEARLYAENPATGFLPSTGPLKHFRLPEGDVRVDSAVEEGGEVTPFYDPMIAKLIAHGVDREDAAHRLAEACKLVEVYPVKTNAAFLAACASHPDFVEGAIDTGFIAARLDELTERTFSDAPTLAAIGQRLETFMAADQPKADPWASAPSRLLGFRMGAPRAAMNLPLTIDGARTPLRVGLVTGAGDDWSWDITVEDGRPLDDVDVLPGVYGRDPLYVFEGGDVREFDFMPQVGGGAHGAASDGAILSPMPGKVVSVAVAAGQAVTKGQTLLVLEAMKMEHALAAPFDGVVGELSAVAGGQVAEGVVLARLEASV
- a CDS encoding glycoside hydrolase family 43 protein, with protein sequence MTVDHSRRAMALGAAALALAPAAARAEPTLRLPNMPLHDPFMVADKKAGLYRLYTSNIARLSGTPGLGTMMYVSRDLATWENPRCVFQAPRDAWFKGGAWAPEVHQWRGRWFLFATFHDEAARLPPVGKRQPYRRGTILAVADSPEGPFTVVRDGEPVAPKELMTLDGTLYVAPDGKPWYVYSREWLQVGDGAIEALPLTDELAAAGPPRTLFTASQAPWSDGKKQPEGDLAYVTDGPQLFTSKTGQLLMLWSSYDKDGYVQSQARSTSGAIEGPWEQLPPLVRHDSGHGMLFTRFDGQLMMVVHRPFKNARGKLYEMRDVGDRLEIVKQRIDLDGDPNPLPLSQREGVS
- a CDS encoding SUMF1/EgtB/PvdO family nonheme iron enzyme; amino-acid sequence: MRRGLPGAAAVVALVAGLASSGFTTADPAGVEVAAIRAAPPGACAGKARKAQEGRAFVPAGQVSLGEDGPGRPGRAVAVEGFWLDRHEVTNRQFAAFVDATGYVTQAERDGASAVFVQPEHLASGLDDAAQWWKLTPRANWRRPHGGGADDLAHADEPVVHVAYADAVAYARWAGGRLPTEAQWERAARGDQAGPRAPQAWAYDDDGKPTANTWQGDFPLAQSNEDHFTGVAPVGCFSPNAFGLSDMIGNVWEWTASPAGTSGVERLIKGGSFLCAFNYCANFRPAAWQAQEEGIGTSHVGFRVAYETPSL
- a CDS encoding arylsulfatase, whose product is MKTHHTTLRTTLRGRLLAGALIAATSLAGGLAHAAEPTAPAATRAVEKRPNFLIIVADDLGYSDLGAFGGEIETPNLDALAKGGVRLSGFHTAPTCSPTRSMLMTGSDNHQVGLGSMAEVLTPGQKGRPGYEGYLNDRSVTAAELLRDSGYRTLMAGKWHLGLTDDQSPTARGFERSYALLQGLQNHFGEDQTEAYRAAGAASTFREDGKVVTYPKGVYSADFYGDKMAQFIREGAGDARPFFAYLTFTEPHWPLQAPPETIAKYKGRYDAGYEALRDQRLARLKALGLVAKDVKPHPFVDTPAWSSLTAEQKKDQSRRMEIYAAMVDRMDQNIGKVVAALKASGQYDNTVIVFLSDNGAEGSRIDTIRGVPDPAKLATLPVDNSFDNLGAGSSHVGYGPGWAQAATAPTRQVKGYTTEGGIHTPAIVEGPGVKGDGRIVGSLAHVADVEATVLELAGVKRPETYRGRAVAPAIGRSWVAALASPDAVVRGPQDLVAWELFFRRAVRQGEWKAVYLPSAPGGAAYSREAVLPANWQLFNLKSDPAEAVDLASSQPDKLKELVEAWNRYAAQNGVVLPPAQPAAGAAAPKAGAR